CTCACGGCTCGTCGGCGACCTGGTCGAGAAAATGCCGGCGCTGAAAAACTAGGGGCTTTCTGGTTTTGATGGATCACAGCCAAAAATGCTCCGGGTAGACAGAGGCCCGCATTCGCGTCACCATGGCGTCGCTGGTCAATATCGGGAGAGCATGATGGATTGTGAGCCAATGCTGTGCATCATTGGCGAAGGCTATGCCGCCCGCGCGTGCGGCGAATCGAAGTTCAATCTGAATTCCGCGCCACAAACGGTGGTTGGGTGCCGCTCGGCGGCGATCCGGGCGAGGATCTTGTCATCATTTTCCGCCGCCACCTGACCGGAACCGGCGCGCCGACACTGGTGTTGTTGCTCAACCTGCTCTCTGAGATTTCGATCGCGTGGTAAAGCCCGAACCAGCGGCCATGATCGCGTTCGACGCCGTTACCAAGCGTTACGGCGACAATGTGCGCCCGGCGCTCGACAATATCTCGCTCGACATTCAATCCGGCGAATTCATTGTCATGGTTGGACAATCCGGTTCGGGCAAGTCGACGCTGCTTGGCATGATCAACCGGCTGATCGACCCGAGCGAGGGCGTCGTTTGGTTCGAGGGCGAGGATGTGCAACACCTCGATCCGGTCCTGCTGCGCCGGCACATCGGCTACGTGTTTCAACATGTCGGATTGTTTCCGCACATGACTCTGGCGGAGAATATCGGCATCACGCCACGCCTCCTCGGCTGGGACGAGGCGCGCATCGCGGCCCGCACCGAAGAACTATTGACCTTGGTTCAACTGCCGCCGGAGCAATACCGGGATCGTATCCCGTCAGAATTGTCCGGCGGCCAGCGCCAGCGCATCGGTGTTGCGCGCGCCATCGCCGCCAAGCCACGCGTTGTCTTGATGGACGAACCGTTCGGTGCGCTGGATCTGCGAACCCGCGATGCCCTGAGCCGTGACTATCGCAAGCTGCACGAGGCACTTCAACTCACCACCGTCATGATCACCCATGATGTGATCGAGGCCGTGCTGCTTGCGGATCGCATCGCGGTTTTGCAGGACGGCCGCATTGCAGGTCTCGGCACGCCGCATGATCTCGTGACGAATCCGCCAAACGATGACGTGCGGGCCCTGATGGACATGCCGCGCCAGCAGGCCGAGCGATTGAATGCGCTGATGCGTGAAAGCGCCGCGTCATGAGCATCGATCCCGCCATCGCCGATGCGTGGTCACGGCTGCCCGATTATCTCAGCCAGCATGTGCTGGTGAGTCTGACCGCACTCGCCATCGGATTAGCGATCAGCCTGCCGCTGGCGCTGTTTTCCGTCCGCCGGCCCTATCTGCGCGACGTGGTGCTTGGCATTGCCAGCATCGTGCAGACGATTCCCGGCCTTGCGCTGCTTGCGCTGTTCTATCCGCTGCTGCTTGGTACAGCTTCGCTGACGGCGCGCTTTCTCGGCTTCGATTTTTCCGCACTCGGCTTTTTGCCGTCCGTCCTGGCACTGGCGCTCTATTCAATGCTGCCGGTGTTGCGCAATACCATCACCGGCATCGAGGGTGTTGATCCCGACTTGCGTTGGGCGGCACAGGGCGTCGGCATGACCGAGCGGCAATCTCTGTTCATGGTGGAATTGCCCCTCGCCATTCCGGTGATCATGGCCGGCATCCGCACCGCGGCCGTATGGGTGATCGGTACGGCAACGCTGTCGACGCCGATTGGCCAGACCAGTTTGGGCAATTACATCTTCAGCGGCCTGCAGACACAGAACTGGATCTCCGTGCTGTTCGGCTGTGTCGCGGCGGCATTGCTGGCGATGGCGGTCGATCAATTGCTGGCGCTGATGGAGCGGGGTGCCGCATCCCGCCGCCGCTCGCCCGTTATTGCCGGATTTATCGGGCTGTTCCTCATCGTCAGCCTCGCGCTCGCGCCCGCCTGGGGCGCGCGCAAAGCGGATTATGTGATCGGCGCCAAGACATTTTCCGAACAATATATTCTTGCGGCTTTGATGGCGCAGTCTCTCGAAGCGCAGGGCCTGACTGCGCGCCGCCGCGAAGGTCTCGGCTCCAACATCATCTTTGCCGCGCTCGTCGCCAACGACATCGACGCCTATGTGGAATATACCGGGACGATCTGGGCGACGATGATGAAGCGCAGCGATATCAAATCGCGCGCCGAGACTTTGGCCGAAGTCACGCAATGGCTGGAGCGCGAGCACGGCGTCCGGCTTGCGGGCGCGCTCGGCTTCGAAAACGCCTATGCCCTTGCGATGAAGCGTTCGGAGGCGGAACGGCTCGGCATCCGCACCATCGCCGATCTCGCACGTGTTGCGCCGAACATGTCGATCGCCGGCGATTACGAGTTCTTCGGACGTGCCGAATGGGCGGCCATCCGCGATGGCTATGGACTGCACTTCCGGGAAGAGCGTTCGATGCAGGCGGAGTTCATGTACCCGGCCGTGGGCAACGAGGTGGATGTGATCGCAGCCTATACCAGCGACGGGCGCATCGCGCAGTTCGACCTCGTCGTGCTGGACGATCCCAAGCATGTCATCCCGCCCTATGATGCGGTGCTGCTGCTGTCGCCCAAGCGCGCCAAGGACACGGCATTGATCAACGCTCTGAAACCGCTGAATGGCGCCATCGACGTCGCGCTGATGCGCGAGGCGAACCTGCGCGCCAACCAGGGCGAGTCCCCGGACAATGTGGCGCGCTGGCTGTGGGACAAACTGCGCGGCAAATGATGTTCTCGAAGCGATAAGTGCCGGGGCAAGCCTGGGATGCACCCGAGAGCTACCCCTTCGGAAACATCACTTTGTCGAGCAGCCACTGCGACATTTTCAGCTTCTCCCCGCGCGGCAATTTTTTGAATCCCTCGTCGTGGAATTCCTTATTCGGCCAGGTAGCCGCCGCGGTCACGGCCATGCGCGTTTTCACCTGCTCCTTGGTGACATTGAAGACCATGAGATCGCGCGCGAACACCAGCGGTCCATCATAGTTCTTGCGTACCGCGGCGAGATGACCCGGCAGCGTATCGTCGTCGTTATAGAAATGATAGCCGACGGCCAGCCGCGGATTGCAGAGCGCCAGCACCTTGCCAGCTTCTTCCGGATCGGAATGCGCTACGGTGCAGACACCGCGCGCGGTACGCTCGTCGTAACCGGCGCGCTCCATCATCACCTGCCAGCGATCGAATGTCTCGTGGATCAGGATGTCCGCGCCCTTGCCATTTTCGGCCATGAAGTACGACGGTGTTGTGTCGCCGGAATAGACCAGCGTCAGCCCGTGCCATTCCAGCCGCAGACTCACCGGGCCGTCATAGATATGCACCGCCGGGAACGAGGTGATCTTCACGCCATTCTTGTCGTAGATCACGCAGACTTTCGAATAATCGAATTCATGCACATCGATCTCAGAACCGACCAGTGGCAACAGGCCGTGACGGGTATCGGCGTCCCATCGGAACGCAGCCACCTGATGCTGTACGAAATGCTTCATGCCGTGCTCGGGAATTTTGCCTGACGGCCCATACACCTGCAGCGGATGCATGCGCCCGCCGGACCATCCGCCCTGACGGATCTGCATGAAATCGCCGACGTGATCTGTGTGCAGATGCGTGGCGATCACAGCGGTAATCGCGTTGTAGGGAATTTCCAGCGACACGAAGTTGAGTTGTGTGCCGAAACCGAAATCCAACAGGAACCTGTCGCCGTTGCCGAGTTCGACCAGCCAGCCGGTATTGGCCTGCGCCTTTCGCAAATAAGGCCGCCCGGTGCCGAGTGCGATAATGCGCATTTCATCCGGCGCCAGCGCCTCTGTATTGGGAAAATAGTGGTCACGGTACTCGCGCATCAATCACTCCAAAACAACTGGCATCAGGCCACGGATTTTGCCGTCCTTTGCTCTGGCAATCCGAGAAAGGGTTCGTAATTCTCACTCACTTTGACGAGCAGGCGCGTGAATTGCTCGCGTTCGTTCGCCGTCAAAGAGGCGAGGAAAAAATCACGCTCCTGCATGATGACTTCGAAAGCCGCCTCATAGAGGGAGCGGCCAAGTTTGGTCAGCTCCAGCTCGGTGATGCGCGCCTCGCCGGCCGGTTTATTCCGTGTGATCACGCCGGCGCGTGCGAATCGGTCGATCATGCGACTCAACGTCGACGGATCGGTGGCGATGTAATTGGCGACATCGGCCGGACGGTTGAATGGCGTATTCGCAAGCGTCGCCAGCAGGCGCCAATCATGGATCGTCAGTCGCTTGACGCGAAACGCTTTCTCAAGCCGCATGTTCAGCCGTCGGCTGAGCGAATTCAGCACGAAGGGAACGAAGCGTTCAAGATCGAAAGGTTTGCTCGCTGCATTCATGCGCACAGTTCTCTTGACCATCTCCGTCTCCGCGGGGTCAGTTTTTCGGCCTGCCAACCTTGGCAATCAGCGCCGCAATCGTGTTCGAATCCTGCGCGATGCGGTCGGCGAAAGCCGGGCCGTCAAGATAACTGACGTTCTGCCCGGACTTCTTCATCGCCTCGATAAACGCATCGGATTTCATCGCCGTCGCGCAGGCAGCGCGCAATTTGGTCAGCACTTCACCGGATAAGCCCTTCGGTGCGAATAAACCGTTTGGCGTGCCGAAACCGGTGTTCAATCCGAGTTCCCTTGTCGAGGGCACATCTGGGAGACTTGCCAGACGATCGCCCGCAAAGACCGCAAGCGGGCGGATCTTTCCGATCACCGCGGCATCGCCTGACATGAGAATATCGATGTGATTGCCGAGAAGATTGTTGAGCGCCAGCGCATCCCCTCTGAATGGCACCGGCGTCAGTTTGAGGTTTTGATCGGAAGCCAATTGCAGCATTAGCAGATGCGGCACGGTACCAGGCCCTGGATGGCCATAGGTCAGCTTGTCAGGGTTTCGCCGCGCATAAGCAATGAGATCCTTCAGGCTCTTGTGCGGACTCTCGTTGGACACTGAGGCGATGACGAACACATCCGTCGCCTGGCAGATGTAATCGAACGACTGGGCACTGTAGCGCAGGTCGTCGCGCAGATGAGGCTGTGCGGTGACAGGCCCCATTGCTGAAAAGACAATTGTATACCCATCCGGCTGCGCAGCGGCTGCGGCCGCAGCACCGATCGTTCCGGCGGCGCCATCCTTGTTGGTGACGACGGTCGCCTGGCCGAGTGTTTTCGAGATGCCCTCTGCCAGGGCACGCGCGGCGAGGTCGCTGTTCGCCCCGGCCGGAAATGGCACGATCATTTCGATGGCACGCGAGGGATAGGCTTGCGCTAACGCAACCTGCGGCGGACAGGCGCCAAAAGCCAGCGCAACCCATGCGGCAGCGCTCAACATACGTCCCTTCATGACATGCCCCGCAATCGCGCATGCGCGCTGGCTGGCCAACCGGCCTTGCCATTCCATCCAATTGCATTTGCAATTGCAAGTGAGATTTATGGCCGCCCGGCCCGACGGGGGCAACAGGTTCAATTCCGATGCCTGCCGCCTTCGCCGGCATCGAGATATCCGTCTGCATAATCCCTTGCGTTTTCTGTGAACTTGATCCGTAAGAATGGCCGACGATCTTGCATCCCGGGGGCCTTTCCTAGAGCCGCATGGATAGCTGGTCCGCGGCCTTGCGTCGCGCAACTCACTCGGTAATGTCTTTGCAAAAGTACAGGGAGCGGAGCGTCACTTGATCCAGAGTTCAGCAGCCGAGGCTTTGCCGGCGAGGGCGAAGTCAGCGGCCCCGGCGGTGGCGCTGTCCGATGTCACCATCACCTTCCGGATGGGCGGCAAGGTGGCTTTTACCGCTGTCGAGCAGGCGAGCCTTTCGGTCGCCGATGGCGAGTTCGTCTCGATTGTCGGCCCGACCGGGTGCGGCAAATCCACGCTGCTGAATGTGGCCGCGGGGCTGCTGCAGCCGTCGGGCGGCAAAGCGGAGATCTTCGGCACGCCGCTGGCCGGGCTGAACCGGCAATCGGGTTATCTGTTCCAGGCAGACTCGCTGTTTCCCTGGAAGACCGCGATCCAGAATGTGGCGATCGGCCTCGAAACTGCGGGAACGCCATCTGGCCAGGCGCAAGCGCGCGCGCAGGACTGGCTGAAGCGCGTCGGCCTTGGCAATTTCGCCGAACGCTATCCGCACATGCTGTCGGGCGGACAGCGAAAACGTGTCGGCCTCGCGCAGGTGCTCATTCGCGATCCGAAAATCCTTCTGATGGACGAGCCGTTCGGGCCGCTCGACGCGCAGACGCGGCAGATCATGGGCAACCTGCTGCTCGATCTGTGGAGCGCCGACCGCAAGGCGGTGCTGTTTGTCACCCACGATCTGGAAGAGGCGATCGCGCTCTCCGATCGCGTGGTGATCATGTCCGCGGGACCGGCCGCGCGCATCATCGGCGACTGGAAAGTGCCATTGCCGCGCCCGCGCGACATTTCCGAGGTGAGGCTGGACAAGGCCTTCCACGATTTGCATCGCGAGATCTGGCACGTACTGAAAGAAGAAGTGCTCAAGGGTTATGCGCAGACGGGGGGCGGGTGATCGTCATGAACCGTCTTTCTCTCGTCGGCTTTCAGATCCTCATTCTCGTCATCACGCTGGTGCTGTGGCACGTGCTGACGACCATTCCGATGTCCGATGGCAAGCCGCTGGTGCCGCCGTTCTTCTTCTCGACGCCGGGCGACGTGTTCGCGCGGATCGTCAAATGGTTTGCCGAAGGCACGATCTGGCGGCATCTGTGGATCACGCTGACCGAGTCGGCTCTCGCCTTTATCATCGGATCGGTCGGCGGCGTGCTCGTCGGCTTCTGGTTCGCGCGGCAGCCGATCATTGCCGCGATCTTTGACCCCTACGTGAAGATGATCAACGCGCTGCCGCGCATTGTGTTGGCGCCGATCTTCACGTTGTGGTTCGGCCTCGGCATCTGGTCGAAAGTCGCGCTCGGCGTCACGCTGGTGTTCTTCATCGTGTTCTTCAACGTCTATCAGGGCGTGCGTGAAGTCAGCCCGACGGTGTTGAACAACGCCCGCATGCTCGGCATGAACGAGCGGCAATTGATGCGGCATGTCTACTGGCCGTCAGCCCTGTCCTGGATGTTCTCGTCGCTGCACACCTCGGTCGGTTTTGCCGTGGTCGGTGCGGTGGTCGGTGAATATCTCGGTTCGGCCGCCGGCCTCGGCTATCTGATCCTGCAGGCGGAGGGCACCTTCGATATTGCCGGCGTGTTCGCGGGCATGTTCGTGCTTGCCGCTTTCGTCATCGTGATCGATGGGCTCGTGACCATGGTGGAAAAGCGTCTTCTGGTGTGGCGCCCGGTCGCAGCCGATACGCGAACGTGACGCCTCTTTAACTCTGAAATGCGCCGGACTTTGCACCCCCGGTGTGTTGTTTTACTCTTGCTCATCAAATGCGGCCGGGAACAGGCCGCGTGTCCAACGGGAGGACTTGTTTCATGATGGCTCGGATCGTCCGGCGGATGGCGTCGTCGCTGTTCGCTCTTGCATTGATGTCAGGCGCGGCCTTCGCGCAATCCAAGGTCACCATCGCGGTCGGCGGCGCCGCCTGTTTGTGTTACCTGCCGACGGTGCTGGCAAAGCAGCTTGGCGAATATGAAAGGGCCGGGTTGAATGTCGACATGGTCGACTTCAAGGGCGGCTCGCAATCGCTGACCGCGGTGCTCGGCGGCAGCGCCGATGTCGTCTCCGGCTATTTCGATCATTGCGTCAATCTCGCCGCCAAGGGGCAGATGCTGCAATCGATCGTGGTCTACGATCGCTATCCCGGTTTCGCGCTGGTCGTCTCGCCCAAACATGCCGACAAGGTGAAATCGGTGAAAGACCTCGCCAATCTGAAAGTCGGCGTCAGCGCGCCGGGCTCATCGACCGACTACTTCCTCAAATACATCCTGAAGAAAAACGGCGTCGATCCGAATTCGGTTGGCGTGATCGGCATCGGTCTTGGTGCCACGGCGGTCGCGGCGATGGAGCAGGGCTCGGTCGAAGCGGCGATCATGCTCGATCCAGCGATCACGCAATTGCAGGGCCGCAACAAGGAACTGCGCATCCTGACCGATACGCGCACGCAGAAGGACACACTGGATGTGTTCGGTGGCGAGTATCCGGGCGGCGCCCTTTATACCAAGGCCGACTGGATCGAGAAAAATCCGAAAGCCGCGCTCGGCTTGGCCACGGCGATCCTCAACACACTGAAATGGATCCACTCTCATACGCCGGAAGAAATCATGGCGAAGATGCCGCCCGAACTCGTCGGCGCGGACAAGGCGCTATATCTCGAAGCACTGAAGGCGACGCTGCCGATGTATTCGGAGACCGGCCGTATGGACCCCAAGGGCGCCAAGGCGGTGCTGGATGTGTTCAGCCAGTCCAACCCGGATGTGGCCAAGGCGAATATCGACCTGTCGAAGACCTACACCAACAAGTTCGTCGAGCAGGCCGCCAAAGCCAAGTGATCATTGGCGAATGCCGGGCCAAACTCAGCGTGGTCACTGCCCGGCATTCGCGCTTTTTCGATACGTGCCGACATCTGACGATGCGACGGGCGGTGCGGCATTGCCCCATGAATTGCGAATATAGGTGAGGACGGCGGCGACATTGTCGTCGTTGAGGCGCCAGCCGAACGATGGCATGGCGGGGCCGGTTGGCGCGGCGGCAGTCGCGGCGCCACGGCTGCCCAACAGCACCACGCGGGTGATCGTCGATATGTCATCCGATTGCACAACGGTGTTTCCACGCAAACGCGGAAACAGGCGCGGGATGCCCGCGCCGGCGCTCGTGTGGCATCCTTCGCAATTATCCTTATAGATTGCGCCACCAGCGATCATGCGTGCATCATTCGGATCGAGCGGTTGCGGTGGCGTTCCTGTACCGGACTTGAGGTCCTTGAGATAGACGGCGATCGCGTGCGCGTCCGAATCCATCATCTTCGAGCTTGAATTGATGATCTCGTCGGCCATCGGGCCGGAGGCAATGGCGCGATCATTGACGCCAGTCTTCAGATACTCGACGATTTCACTTTCCGACCACGTGCCGATGCCTTTATGCGGGTCGGCCGTGATGTTAGGAGCCAACCAACCCTCTAACGTCGCGCCTTGCAGATAGTTTGCGCTCTTGTCACCGCCGAGGATATTCTTGCTCGAGTGGCAGGTGCCGCAATGACCGAGCGCTTCAACGACATAGGCGCCACGATTCCATTCTGCCGACTTTTGCGGATTGGGCTGAAAGCGGCCATCTTTGAAATTCAGCCAGTTCCAGAACAACAAGCTGGAGCGCTGGTTGAAAGGAAACGGCAATTGATTGACGTCGACGGCGTTTTTCACCGGCTCCAGCGTCGCAAGGTATGTACGGATAGCGAGAACGTCTTCGCGAGACAGTTTTGTATAGGCTGGATAGGGCATGGCCGGATAAAGACGTTTGCCGCCGCGGCCGATGCCGTCATGCAAGGCGGCAATGAAATCCTCATCGGTCCAAGCCCCGATGCCGGTCTCCTCATCCGGCGTGATATTCGGTGAGTAGAGCGTGCCGAACGGTGTCTGCAGAGGCAGCCCGCCTGCATAGGGCTTTCCGCCCGGAGCCGTGTGGCAGGCGACGCAATCAGCGAGTGTTGCGAGATAGCGGCCATGCTCGATTGTTTCGAAGGATTGACTATCGGCCTTGGCGATGATTGTGCCGAATACAAGCGTCATGAGCGCAGCGACTGTGCAGCGCCACAGCATTGCGGCGATTGTGCACGGCGTCCGTTTCATGACGGCACCAGCGGCCCTGGAGCTTTGAGATAAAGCGTGCGGATGGCGTCCGCGGCCTTGAAGGCCAGAGCGCCGACTGTGCCAGTCGGATTATAACCGGCATTTTGCGGAAAAGCCGATGCACCGACCACGAACACATTCGGCACGTCCCAGCTTTGCAGATATTTATTGACGACGCTGGTCTTTGGATCGCTGCCCATGATGGCGCCGCCCGTATTGTGCGTACTTTGATAGGGAACGACGGAATAGGGCTTCTTCCGGAATGACGTCACGGTTTGACATGGTTTGAGAGCCTTGGCGATCTCTTCGGCTTTGCGCGTGACATAATTCGACATGCGGATGTCGTTATCGGGGAAATCGAACGTTATCCGCATCAATGGCCGTCCGAAGCGATCGGTATAGGTCGGATCGAGATCGAGATGATTGCCGCGCGTCGCATAGCTGCTGCCCTGGACCGTAATGGCAAGCGTGCTGAGATAGTTGTCCGCGACCGCTTTCTTCCAGGCCGAGCCCCAGCGCGGCGTGCCGGGAGGCGTCGGATGCCGGCCGATCGGGCGCCCATTCGTGGGAATGCAGTTAATGCCGCCGCCACCGACAAAATCGAGGCCGGCGTGATCGAAATTATCGCCGTTGAAATTATCGACCGTTTGCCCGAGGGCGCCGGTAGCGATGAATGGATTGAAATTCTTGTCGTCGAAAAACATCTCGACCGCGGAATTGGTTTGGTATGCGTAGTTGCGCCCGACTGTCCCGGTCCCGCTCTGTGGATCGTAGGGCTGTCCAATCCCGGACAGGAGGAGCATGCGGACGTTAAACAGGATGAAGGCGCAGACGAGTACGATTTCGGCTGGCTGTTCCCATTCCTGCCCCTGCGAATCGACGTAGGTCACGCCGGTCGCGCGTTTGCCTGCTCCGTCAAGATTGATTCTGGTGACCTCACATTCGCTGCGGCACTCGAAATTCGACTTACGCATCAAGACCGGCAAAACCGTCGTTTGCGGGCTCGCTTTGGAATAATTGGCGCAGCCGAAGCGTTCGCAGAACCCGCAATAAGTACACGGGCCCATATTGACGCCGAGCGTATTGGTATAGGGCCGTGAGGCGTTGGCGGCCGGCGTCGGGAAGGGATGATAACCGACGGTGCGCGCGCCCTCTGCGAATAGCGTCGGCCCATAGGTCATGTCGAGCGGCGGCAGCGGAAAATCGCGGCTGCGCGCGCCTTCGAACGGATTGCCGCCGTCTTGGAGCTGGCCTTTTATGTTTCCGGCTTTGCCGGATATCCCTGCGAGGTAATCGAACTTGTCATAATAGGGTTCTAGCTCCTCATAGGTGATGCCCCAATCCTGAATGGTCAGTTCATCGGGAATGGAATTGGCGCCATAGCGTTCGGCAAGATGGCTGCGACAACGAAAATCGCTCGGCAGGAAGCGCCAGGTCTGCCCATTCCAGTGGACGCCCGCTCCGCCGACCCCATTGCCGGGAAGGAATGAGCCGAATTGCCGGATCGGCAAAGCCTGCTGATCCGCATTGTTGCGGAAGGTGGGCGTGTCCTGCGCCGGACGCAAAAACAGATCCTGCCGGACCGCATAGCGCAATTCATCCTGGATATAACCGATGTTGAAATCGGATGCCGTATCGCGCCAGGGACCGCGCTCTATCGCGACGATGTCGAGGCCTTCATCGGTCAACTCATTGGCGAGGATCGACCCGGTCCATCCAAGCCCGATAATGACAACATCTTTGGCCGGGAGCCGCTTTGCCATGCTCGCTACCTCTGCGCTATCCAGTCCGTGCGCCCGAGAATGCTCACGGGCGGAAGCGGATAGCGTTCGTTGTGTTTTTTGACGAAGTCCCGGTAGTCGTAACGCGCGCCGGGAAAACCAACGAGCTTCCAGCTCACCATCTCGCGATTGCCGCCGTAAATCGGATCGGCGAAAAACCCTTCGAGCGTATGCTGCAGAACCTGCTCGAAGAACTCCGGACCGTCGACATTGGGGAGCTGGATTGTCTTCTCTTCCAGGCCGCGCAGGATCGTGTCCTGCTGTTCAGGCGTGAGTTCGGCGAAAGATTTCTCCCCGAAATTGGCGCGGCAATACGTGTCGAGTGCTGCCAACCCGCCGCGGTAACGTGATGCCGGCCGAATGGGCGATTGCGGGCCCTGCTGCGGTAGCGCCTTTAAGAAGGGTGGCTTCATGTAAAGCCGGCGCGCATCGCCGAACGGCCCGGCCAGCAATCGATCGATATACACGGCACAGCCGGCCGCTTTGGCGCCCGGACCGAGGTCGTCTTGCGGAATCAGTCTGTCGAGGATCGCCTCGATCGCGATCGCTTCATCATGTGTGAAGAATTGCCAGGGGTCGGGCCGCACGGGCGTTGGAGGATCGGCCACGCCGGGTTGCCACGGAAGGCTGCCGGAAATGGACCGTGCATGCGCGCCAGCGACGCCGAGGATCGTCGCGATCGCCGTTGTCGCCAGAAACCTCCGGCGACTGACGTTGCGCAGGGACGCGGCTCGCATGCCAGCTCCAAGTCGGGTGAACCATAAACAGGTCAAACGCTCGGCAGTGACCTTGAGCCGGCCCGGCTTGAGAAAGTGTCAAGTCAGAGAAACATAAGCAGCATGAACTTGATGTAAATCTATTCACGTGCGTTTCCGGATCGATAGCCGTGACCCGTCCCGAGGCAGATCAGCTTTTATGATCGAAGTCGGCTCGTCATGGTTGGGTTTGTCATCACGAGTCGGGTATATCCTGGGCTCACGCGGCAAGAATGAACGCGGCGGGTCCAGCAAGTCAGCAATGAATATCCTCTCCATTCAGTCTCACGTCGCCTATGGTCATGTCGGCAATGCCGCGGCGGTGTTTCCGCTGCAGCGGATCGGCGTCGAAGTGTGGCCGGTCAACACCGTGCAGTTCTCCAATCACACTGGCTACGGCGCCTGGGCCGGGGAGGTGTTCGGCGCCGATCATATCCGCGAGGTGGTGCAGGGCATCGAGGACCGCGG
The genomic region above belongs to Pseudorhodoplanes sinuspersici and contains:
- a CDS encoding ABC transporter permease, with protein sequence MNRLSLVGFQILILVITLVLWHVLTTIPMSDGKPLVPPFFFSTPGDVFARIVKWFAEGTIWRHLWITLTESALAFIIGSVGGVLVGFWFARQPIIAAIFDPYVKMINALPRIVLAPIFTLWFGLGIWSKVALGVTLVFFIVFFNVYQGVREVSPTVLNNARMLGMNERQLMRHVYWPSALSWMFSSLHTSVGFAVVGAVVGEYLGSAAGLGYLILQAEGTFDIAGVFAGMFVLAAFVIVIDGLVTMVEKRLLVWRPVAADTRT
- a CDS encoding ABC transporter substrate-binding protein — protein: MARIVRRMASSLFALALMSGAAFAQSKVTIAVGGAACLCYLPTVLAKQLGEYERAGLNVDMVDFKGGSQSLTAVLGGSADVVSGYFDHCVNLAAKGQMLQSIVVYDRYPGFALVVSPKHADKVKSVKDLANLKVGVSAPGSSTDYFLKYILKKNGVDPNSVGVIGIGLGATAVAAMEQGSVEAAIMLDPAITQLQGRNKELRILTDTRTQKDTLDVFGGEYPGGALYTKADWIEKNPKAALGLATAILNTLKWIHSHTPEEIMAKMPPELVGADKALYLEALKATLPMYSETGRMDPKGAKAVLDVFSQSNPDVAKANIDLSKTYTNKFVEQAAKAK
- a CDS encoding ABC transporter permease/substrate-binding protein produces the protein MSIDPAIADAWSRLPDYLSQHVLVSLTALAIGLAISLPLALFSVRRPYLRDVVLGIASIVQTIPGLALLALFYPLLLGTASLTARFLGFDFSALGFLPSVLALALYSMLPVLRNTITGIEGVDPDLRWAAQGVGMTERQSLFMVELPLAIPVIMAGIRTAAVWVIGTATLSTPIGQTSLGNYIFSGLQTQNWISVLFGCVAAALLAMAVDQLLALMERGAASRRRSPVIAGFIGLFLIVSLALAPAWGARKADYVIGAKTFSEQYILAALMAQSLEAQGLTARRREGLGSNIIFAALVANDIDAYVEYTGTIWATMMKRSDIKSRAETLAEVTQWLEREHGVRLAGALGFENAYALAMKRSEAERLGIRTIADLARVAPNMSIAGDYEFFGRAEWAAIRDGYGLHFREERSMQAEFMYPAVGNEVDVIAAYTSDGRIAQFDLVVLDDPKHVIPPYDAVLLLSPKRAKDTALINALKPLNGAIDVALMREANLRANQGESPDNVARWLWDKLRGK
- a CDS encoding ATP-binding cassette domain-containing protein, with product MIAFDAVTKRYGDNVRPALDNISLDIQSGEFIVMVGQSGSGKSTLLGMINRLIDPSEGVVWFEGEDVQHLDPVLLRRHIGYVFQHVGLFPHMTLAENIGITPRLLGWDEARIAARTEELLTLVQLPPEQYRDRIPSELSGGQRQRIGVARAIAAKPRVVLMDEPFGALDLRTRDALSRDYRKLHEALQLTTVMITHDVIEAVLLADRIAVLQDGRIAGLGTPHDLVTNPPNDDVRALMDMPRQQAERLNALMRESAAS
- a CDS encoding MarR family winged helix-turn-helix transcriptional regulator, with the translated sequence MVKRTVRMNAASKPFDLERFVPFVLNSLSRRLNMRLEKAFRVKRLTIHDWRLLATLANTPFNRPADVANYIATDPSTLSRMIDRFARAGVITRNKPAGEARITELELTKLGRSLYEAAFEVIMQERDFFLASLTANEREQFTRLLVKVSENYEPFLGLPEQRTAKSVA
- a CDS encoding ABC transporter ATP-binding protein; this encodes MGGKVAFTAVEQASLSVADGEFVSIVGPTGCGKSTLLNVAAGLLQPSGGKAEIFGTPLAGLNRQSGYLFQADSLFPWKTAIQNVAIGLETAGTPSGQAQARAQDWLKRVGLGNFAERYPHMLSGGQRKRVGLAQVLIRDPKILLMDEPFGPLDAQTRQIMGNLLLDLWSADRKAVLFVTHDLEEAIALSDRVVIMSAGPAARIIGDWKVPLPRPRDISEVRLDKAFHDLHREIWHVLKEEVLKGYAQTGGG
- a CDS encoding Bug family tripartite tricarboxylate transporter substrate binding protein — encoded protein: MKGRMLSAAAWVALAFGACPPQVALAQAYPSRAIEMIVPFPAGANSDLAARALAEGISKTLGQATVVTNKDGAAGTIGAAAAAAAQPDGYTIVFSAMGPVTAQPHLRDDLRYSAQSFDYICQATDVFVIASVSNESPHKSLKDLIAYARRNPDKLTYGHPGPGTVPHLLMLQLASDQNLKLTPVPFRGDALALNNLLGNHIDILMSGDAAVIGKIRPLAVFAGDRLASLPDVPSTRELGLNTGFGTPNGLFAPKGLSGEVLTKLRAACATAMKSDAFIEAMKKSGQNVSYLDGPAFADRIAQDSNTIAALIAKVGRPKN
- the gntH gene encoding guanitoxin biosynthesis MBL fold metallo-hydrolase GntH, with amino-acid sequence MREYRDHYFPNTEALAPDEMRIIALGTGRPYLRKAQANTGWLVELGNGDRFLLDFGFGTQLNFVSLEIPYNAITAVIATHLHTDHVGDFMQIRQGGWSGGRMHPLQVYGPSGKIPEHGMKHFVQHQVAAFRWDADTRHGLLPLVGSEIDVHEFDYSKVCVIYDKNGVKITSFPAVHIYDGPVSLRLEWHGLTLVYSGDTTPSYFMAENGKGADILIHETFDRWQVMMERAGYDERTARGVCTVAHSDPEEAGKVLALCNPRLAVGYHFYNDDDTLPGHLAAVRKNYDGPLVFARDLMVFNVTKEQVKTRMAVTAAATWPNKEFHDEGFKKLPRGEKLKMSQWLLDKVMFPKG